In Acidisarcina polymorpha, the DNA window CCTACCTGATCGCCCACCTGTGGGAAGGTTTCATCATCAGCAGCCTCCACATCAATCTGGGATATCGCATCTTTCAGGTTTTTGGATCGGGCCTCGAACCTTTTGTGCTGGGCACAACGGTGATGGCAATCTACTGGCTGATCCTCTACTGGATGTACCGCAGAAAGCTCTTCCTGCGCATTTGAGTATGCGCCGTCCCTCGATTAGCGCAGCAGACGGAGCGCGTTTTCGCGAAAGACCTTGAGCAGGACCTCGTCCGGCAGATTCAGTCCATAGATGTTCCACCGTCCCCGTGTCGAAGCGTGCGAGGGATACTTGAAATACTCGTCCTCGGTTTCGAGAAAGCGGAAGTAAAGCCGATACATTGTCTCTTGGGGCAGCAGCTCTGCACCAAACAAAATCCGGTCCGGAAAGCGCAGAAAGAGCCGCCGCGCCGAATACGGCTGGCGTCCCAGCTCCGAAGCCCGCGCGCTGATGTCGATCAGCACATTCGGATAAGTCTCGAGCAGCTTCGTCGCGCGGCTGAGGTCCTCGCCGCTCTCCGCAACATGGGCAGCTACAAAAGTCGTCTTTGGATGCCTCGCGAAGACCCGGTCTCTCTGATCGAGCAGTTCCTCTTTCGAATATTGAGAGCCGTGAAAACCCCACTCCGGATGGGCAGCAAGCTCCTCATACCGTTCATTGGAGGCATCGATCGGCAGAAAGAACGCACTGGGGTCAGCAGTGTGAAACATGACCGGGGTCACCAGCTCCGCGGCCTTGTCAAAGATCGGAGCGAGCCTCTCGTCGTCGATCCTAAAAAGCTCGCCATCGTCGTCTCGAACAAGCAGCCCCAGGTCTTTCCAGAATTGATCCCCTGCGCGCCTCGTTCGACCAGCTGTTCCAGGCGGTCGCACGTCACCCTAGCAAAGTGATTTGCTCAATGCCTGACCGATCCATCCAGCCGATGGTCGCAAACCGGTGCGGGTCGGCGGCGTGGAATTATCGATCATCCGCAGCGCCGCCTCGCCGGTCTGCGTCGTAATATTCACGATGCGCTCAACGCCGCAGGCATCCATCACTTCAAGTACGCGGTCAGGCTCCAGGGCATCCAGGTGATTGTGATAGTCAATGACCGGACCTTCGGCTTCTCGATCTCACGTTCTTCCTTACGAGCATCGACCGCGGTTTAAATTTCCCTAAAGGAAGAGAAACCTCCGCTTTGGCCGTAACCACGGCCACAAACTTGTCTTCGTCGTTCGGTAGAGTCATTGCAGGGAGAGCCTCTTGAGAGTGTCCCGCGCGTTTGCCACTCTAGAGGCTGAAAAAGGATCGGTGAATCAGAAACGAAATAAAACAAAATGGCTGACTAACGTTCGTCCCGACGGCGATTCATTGGTCCCGGCTCGTCCAAATTCCTCGCCGAGGTTGCCGAGGGTGCACGTCGGTCGATGAGCATGTAGATGGCGGCGGTTGCCGCCAGAGGCATTAGACCGGCCACAAGAAAGGCCGGCCCATATGAGAAGCGGTCCGCTGTTACGCCAACGATGTATGTAAAGACGGAGCCCGCCAATCCTGCCGCGAGACCGCTTACCCCCGTAACCGTCGCCACGACATCCTGAGGGAAGAGATCCGCAGGGAGCGTCAGGCCCATCGTCGACCAGCTCGCGAATCCCCAAAGTGCGACACAGATCAAAGCCAATGCGAAATAGGAATTATGCACCCTCGCCGCGGGAATGCCGGCAAGCATGGGAACGCAGCTGATGGCGCACACCCAAAGCCGCGCCTCAAGTACGGGCATGCCCCGCCGCACCCAATAGCCGGAGAGCGCGCCCCCCGTAAAGTTTCCAATGTCAGCGGCGACAAACGGGATCCAGGCAAAGAGTGCGATCCGTTGCAGGCTGAAGCCACGAGCATCGCTCAGGTACTGCGGAAGCCAGAACACGTAAAACCACCAGATCGGGTCGGTGAGGGCGCGACCTAGGACAACACCCCATAGATTCCGCTCCCGCAACAGATTCCCCCAGCGGCCCCACCCAGCGGCTATGGATTTTGCGCGCGCCGTCTGTCCCGAACGAATATAGGTGGCCTCGCTCCCGGTTACTCGCGGATGACGGTCGAGTGGGTGATAAACCCGCAACCACACAAAGAGCCAGATGAATCCCAGTGAGCCGGAAAAGATGAACGCCCATCTCCACCCAACCGAGAGTGCGATCCAGGGAATCGCGAGTGCCGCGATCATTCCGCCAACACTTGAGCCGCTGTCAAAGACTGCGACAGCAAGGCTCCTCTCTTGATCGGGAAACCATTCAGCGACGGCCTTCCCGGCTCCCGGCCAGTTGAAGCCTTCTCCGATACCCAGCATGAACCGAAAGGCAGCGAAACCAAAAGCCGAACTCGCCAGACCGGTAATCATGTTGACCGTCGACCAGAGAATGACGGCTGCCGCCAGCCCGATACGCGTGCCGACAATGTCGAGAATAATTCCGCCGATCAGCCAGGTAAACGCATAGGAAACCTGGAACGCGCCCATAATCTTCCCCAGCTGCGTGTGGGTGAGATGGAACTGCGCCGTGATCATGGGAGATAGAACTGAAAAGGTCTGGCGGCTTATGTAGTTGATGACGGTGGAGCAGAAGAGTACCCAGCCAATGCGCCACCGTACATTCCCGCCGGCACTCTTCCCCGATGTCGTGGGTGGTGTATGCTTCGCTTCGATTGGATTGGTCGGCTGCCCCGGCATGATCTTGACTGGCATCCTTCTTTTTTGGAGTTCAACTCAATGGCCAGTGCAAAATGGAGCGCACGGCCGCAGTCTCTCGGATAGCGCTCCGTCGATTTAAAAGTTCAGCTTCACCGCTCCCTGGAAGATCCTGGCTCCATAGTTGTTGGTTGTGGCTGTGATCTGTCCAAATGTTGGTGAGGTCAGGGAGGTAGTCTGTCCAATATAGCCGCCGCTTTCCGGGGTCGCAAAGTTGGGATGATTTAGCAGGTTGAATGCCTCCAGACGAAGCGCAAGATTCAGACGCTCGTGGATGGGTAAGATTCGGCTCAAGGCGCTGTCGACTTGAAGGAACTTCGGGCCGCGGAACTGGTCGCGCGCCACACTCCCGTATGTTCCGATCGCGTTCGGCGCGAAGGCGCCGGGGTTGATGAACTGAGCGTTGATCGATTGTCCGCTCTTGATCTTGTTATGGGTATACAAAGCAGTCGACGGAACCAGATCAGGACGATCGTTCCCGATATCGGTGAGCGAATTGTCCACGCCCGTGATCACCGTAAAAGGCGCTCCATCGGTTGCATGAACAAGCGGAGCGAACTCCCAGTGATTCACGATCAGGCCCGCAGCCCCGGTGAGCGGAAAATGGCTCGTGGCCACTAGTAAGGTATTGAAGACATGGCGGAAGTCAAAGCCACAATTGGCGCGGTCGGCTTTGATATTGGCTGGGTCCTGCACCGTGACGGCTTCTGTATCGCCGACACTGTCGGCGATGTCGATGCAGTGAGACCAGGTGTAATTGGCCATCAATACAAAGCTCGACGACAGGCGGTGTTGAATGGTCGTGATGAGTCCGTTGTAACTTGAGTTGGCTCCCGTAACCACGAAGGTAGAGCCTTGACCGCCCCCCGCGTAGTAGGGGCCCGCCGCTGGATTCGCAAGCGTCAGGGAAAACCGCGACGCCGTATTGCCAAGCGTCGAGCACGGACCGTCGCCGCAATTGCCGGGAATATAAACCGCGGGACTCATCGGCAACGCGTAGCTGTTGTAGTTGGTCCGGTTGCCGATGTAGTCGATCTGGAACTGCCAGCCATGCGCAAACTCCTGCTGTATGCTTACGGTGTATTGGAACATCACCGGCGGCTGGTACTGGCGCGGCAGAACTATGTACTGCGATCCAGGCTGAAACGCTATATCCGGATTAGGCTTGATCGGCGCGGGAAACGGATTGGTCGTGACCGTGCCGTTAGACCACGGGCTCGAGAAGTTTAAGGGCTGATTCACGGGATTATTCGCGATGGACTGTGAAAACGGCGGGTTTACGTTCATGTTCTGGCCCATGAAGAAATTCACCAGGTCATAGACCATGGCTCCGCCGACACGGAAGACAAGCTTGCCGTCTCCCTTCAGATCGATCGTCGCTCCAGCCCGTGGAGAGAACTGCCAGAGAGAGTTTTTCGTCATGGCTTTGGGAACGCCGGCGTCTCCATAGAACAGGCTGCCCGCCGGGGCGTTGGGATAGACGCTGCTCACGGTGCCATTGAGAAAGTTTTTTATGCTGAACGTAGAGCCGCGGCCAAAATAGTCCGTCGGAAAAAACTCCGGCGCCCAGCGAACGCCGCCGGTCAAGACGATCTTATCGTTGAGGTGATAGGTGTCCATGATGTAAAGGCTCGGAATCGGTGCGCGCAACGCATCCAGCTGCGGACTGCTCTGTTCGAAACTGTTCATCGACCCGGTGAGGAAATCCAGATTTGCATCTGCGCCCGTAGCGCCCGGGCTCTGCCCGGCGGGTCCAAACTGGCTGTAAACGCCACTGAAGTTGAAAGACCCATTGCCTTGATAGACGTTGTTCTCGTTGAACTGGGAACGTACGAATTCGCCGCCAAAAGCGATCTGATGCTTGCCATGCACCCAGGTGATATCGTCCGCAAAGGCAAAGGTATTCACATTGAACGTCGCTGGCGCACCCGAATAGATGCTCCACTTATCGGTGACTTGCAGATTGAGGCTGACCGGCGCGGTGCTGTACATGTCGATGCCCAGGGTGGCCGGGTTGATGCCTTCGGGGGCCGGACCTCGATTGATGCGCCGCCGTGATCCCGTCGCGTGGAAGGTATTAACGAGGTGAGGGGTTGGAATATAGGTTTCGCCCAGCGTGATTGACTGCACACGCTCGTAGTTGCCGGTTTGTCCAGTGATAAGAATGTTGGTCGGCGAGAAAAAAGCCGGGTGCTGGTAGTCATCGATCCAATAGCGTCCATACAGGCTGTGTTGCGCATTGATCGACCAATCCCCGCGGGTCACGAATTGGTTCTCAGTCACCTTCGAGGGAATTGCGAAGGTTACAAGACCGCACGCGTTGGTCGGCGCAGGAAGATATTTGTCTAACGCAAGAGCTGTGACATTGAAAAGAGACGGATCGATATGGTTGTTCGGCAGGAGTGCGCCCGTTTGTGGATTGACCAATTGGATAGGGCTCGTCTGGCAGGCTGAGTTCTCGGTTGCAGAGAAGTCGCCGGCCAGGTTGGCGGCCGTCGGAACATAAGCAGGAGTCAACGACTGGCTTTGGCCGCTGTTGAGCCGCTGATATCCGGCAAAGAAAAACAGCTTGTCGCGAATGATCCTGCCGCCGAAGGTGCCGCCAAACTGGTTCTGATGCAAAGTATCTTTCGATGTCGAAAAGAAGTTCGTCGCATCGATGTAGTTATTGCGAATGAACTCAAAGGCCGAGCCATGCCAGTCATTGGATCCGGAGCGAGTAACCACATTGACGAGGCCTCCCGGGTGCAGTCCACTCTGTGCGCCGAGGTCTGTCGTCTCTACGCTGAACTGCGCGACTGCGTCAGGGAACGGGAAGGGAAGATTGATATTGGTCATGTAGTCGTTGTGGTCGCCCCCATCCAGCCGGTAATCGGTGAAGTTCCCTTGTCCGCCGGCAATGGAGATGACCGCTGAGCTATAGAACGTCTTGCTTCCTTGAACATCATTTCCCTCATTGGCATTCACCGCGCCTCCCATAAGCGTGACGAGGTCGGTCATCTGCCTTCCATTGAGGGGCAGCGCGGTGAGCGTCTTTTCATCGACCGTCTGCTTCAGCGAGCTATCTTCGGTCTGGAGTGCAAGACCAGCGGCCCGCACCTCGACCACCTGATTAACGTTTCCTGGCTTCATGCTCACATTGACAGCTATACTGCTGCCCACATCGAGCACAATGTTCGACTGGCGATAGTGCTGGAATCCTGCAGCGTCTGAGTCGACAAGGTAGTTCCCGATGGGAAGACTCGGAAAGCTGTACAGGCCGGTGCTGCTGCTCGTCGCCGCATGCTTAACCTGTGTTGCAACGTCGGTAGCCGTCACCGTCGCGTTCGGAATGGCCGCGCCGGTCTGATCGAGAACACTTCCCTGAATGCTGCCCGTACCCGCCGTCTGCGCCAGGACTGGCGCTGTGAAAGACAGCATGTACAGACCGAGACTCGCCAGAACGGAAATATACAATTTTGTTTTGTGTGTCACTCTAGTTAGGCACATCGGAGTTCCTCCACGAGTGAATGATGTTTCGGTACTGTTTGGCCCTGAAGAAGCCCTAAGCGCGATCGTTGTTTGGCGACACCTCCCCGCTTGATCCGCTGAGCATTCAAGGTGGGCGGACCCAGTGTTATGTGTCTTGTGTCTTCAGGCGCCGTTCTTCGCGCTCATCCCGGCTGCGGAACAGGATGATCGACGATCTCTTCTGCCGTTGGGTCCCAGTAAAGCTTCTTTCCCGTCAAATACGATTGGGCCGCCATGATGATCACGATTGAGTGAGAGAATCCGTGATCGACTGTGGCGCTCGGCTGGCTGCGGTTGCGCATGGCGGCGAACCAATCGACTACATGACTTACATCGTCATCGTCGGGGCCGAGCGAGTTTGGCGCCGCTGCCCCCGGCACCTGGATCAACTCTTCGGCATCGTTGCCGGTTCCAACGATAGGCACTCCTTTGTAGACAGGGCCGCCACCGTAAGGATCATACTCATCTCTGCCGCCCTCTTTGCTCACCGTGAACAGCGAAGCCCCTTCTCC includes these proteins:
- a CDS encoding MFS transporter encodes the protein MPVKIMPGQPTNPIEAKHTPPTTSGKSAGGNVRWRIGWVLFCSTVINYISRQTFSVLSPMITAQFHLTHTQLGKIMGAFQVSYAFTWLIGGIILDIVGTRIGLAAAVILWSTVNMITGLASSAFGFAAFRFMLGIGEGFNWPGAGKAVAEWFPDQERSLAVAVFDSGSSVGGMIAALAIPWIALSVGWRWAFIFSGSLGFIWLFVWLRVYHPLDRHPRVTGSEATYIRSGQTARAKSIAAGWGRWGNLLRERNLWGVVLGRALTDPIWWFYVFWLPQYLSDARGFSLQRIALFAWIPFVAADIGNFTGGALSGYWVRRGMPVLEARLWVCAISCVPMLAGIPAARVHNSYFALALICVALWGFASWSTMGLTLPADLFPQDVVATVTGVSGLAAGLAGSVFTYIVGVTADRFSYGPAFLVAGLMPLAATAAIYMLIDRRAPSATSARNLDEPGPMNRRRDER
- a CDS encoding carboxypeptidase-like regulatory domain-containing protein; this translates as MCLTRVTHKTKLYISVLASLGLYMLSFTAPVLAQTAGTGSIQGSVLDQTGAAIPNATVTATDVATQVKHAATSSSTGLYSFPSLPIGNYLVDSDAAGFQHYRQSNIVLDVGSSIAVNVSMKPGNVNQVVEVRAAGLALQTEDSSLKQTVDEKTLTALPLNGRQMTDLVTLMGGAVNANEGNDVQGSKTFYSSAVISIAGGQGNFTDYRLDGGDHNDYMTNINLPFPFPDAVAQFSVETTDLGAQSGLHPGGLVNVVTRSGSNDWHGSAFEFIRNNYIDATNFFSTSKDTLHQNQFGGTFGGRIIRDKLFFFAGYQRLNSGQSQSLTPAYVPTAANLAGDFSATENSACQTSPIQLVNPQTGALLPNNHIDPSLFNVTALALDKYLPAPTNACGLVTFAIPSKVTENQFVTRGDWSINAQHSLYGRYWIDDYQHPAFFSPTNILITGQTGNYERVQSITLGETYIPTPHLVNTFHATGSRRRINRGPAPEGINPATLGIDMYSTAPVSLNLQVTDKWSIYSGAPATFNVNTFAFADDITWVHGKHQIAFGGEFVRSQFNENNVYQGNGSFNFSGVYSQFGPAGQSPGATGADANLDFLTGSMNSFEQSSPQLDALRAPIPSLYIMDTYHLNDKIVLTGGVRWAPEFFPTDYFGRGSTFSIKNFLNGTVSSVYPNAPAGSLFYGDAGVPKAMTKNSLWQFSPRAGATIDLKGDGKLVFRVGGAMVYDLVNFFMGQNMNVNPPFSQSIANNPVNQPLNFSSPWSNGTVTTNPFPAPIKPNPDIAFQPGSQYIVLPRQYQPPVMFQYTVSIQQEFAHGWQFQIDYIGNRTNYNSYALPMSPAVYIPGNCGDGPCSTLGNTASRFSLTLANPAAGPYYAGGGQGSTFVVTGANSSYNGLITTIQHRLSSSFVLMANYTWSHCIDIADSVGDTEAVTVQDPANIKADRANCGFDFRHVFNTLLVATSHFPLTGAAGLIVNHWEFAPLVHATDGAPFTVITGVDNSLTDIGNDRPDLVPSTALYTHNKIKSGQSINAQFINPGAFAPNAIGTYGSVARDQFRGPKFLQVDSALSRILPIHERLNLALRLEAFNLLNHPNFATPESGGYIGQTTSLTSPTFGQITATTNNYGARIFQGAVKLNF
- a CDS encoding amidohydrolase family protein; the protein is MRPPGTAGRTRRAGDQFWKDLGLLVRDDDGELFRIDDERLAPIFDKAAELVTPVMFHTADPSAFFLPIDASNERYEELAAHPEWGFHGSQYSKEELLDQRDRVFARHPKTTFVAAHVAESGEDLSRATKLLETYPNVLIDISARASELGRQPYSARRLFLRFPDRILFGAELLPQETMYRLYFRFLETEDEYFKYPSHASTRGRWNIYGLNLPDEVLLKVFRENALRLLR